A stretch of Equus przewalskii isolate Varuska chromosome 11, EquPr2, whole genome shotgun sequence DNA encodes these proteins:
- the LOC103562892 gene encoding secretoglobin family 1D member-like — protein sequence MRLSVSVLLVTLALCCYDVKATVCPSLVVDHTAMYFTPDEFYKISLSKYKAPAEAVWGMMQVKQCTDEISIVDRFRIANALSNVLLKCTSQDL from the exons ATGAGGTTGTCCGTGTCTGTCCTGCTGGTCACTCTGGCCCTGTGCTGCTATGATG TCAAGGCAACTGTCTGCCCATCCCTTGTTGTTGATCATACAGCAATGTATTTCACTCCTGACGAGTTCTATAAGATAAGCCTTTCGAAATATAAAGCACCTGCAGAAGCTGTTTGGGGCATGATGCAAGTGAAGCAATGTACAGATGAGATCTCCATTGTGGACAGATTTCGAATCGCAAATGCATTG agtAATGTATTGCTAAAGTGTACTTCCCAGGATTTATGA